The Microbispora sp. ZYX-F-249 genomic interval GCTGTCGGACGGCGACCGGGGCGCGGTGCGTCAGGCGCCCGGCGGCAGGCTCGACCGGGCCTTCGAGACGGGGCCGATCCGCATGCTGGACATCCCGCCCGCGGTCTTCCACCGGGCCTACAACGCCGTGGCCAACTCGACCCTCTGGTTCGTCAACCACCTGCTGTACAACACGCCCTTCTCCCCCGAGTTCGGCACGCGGTTCCGGCGCGAGTGGGAGTCGTACCGCACCTACAACGGGGCCTTCGCGCTGGCCCTGGCCGAGGAGGCGGCGCCCCGGGCGCGCGTCATGGTGCAGGACTACCACCTGACGCTGACCCCGGCGATGCTCCGGGTCGACCGGCCCGACCTGCGCATCGGCCACTTCTCGCACACCCCCTGGGCGCCGCCAGAATACTTCGCGCTGCTGCCCGAGGACGTCGCGGCGGAGGTGCTGACCGGCATCCTCGGCGCCGACCACGCCGGGTTCCTCACCGCGCGCTGGGCCCGCTCATTCATGGACTGCTGCGAGGTGCTGCTCGGAGCCCGGGTGGACCACGCCACCCGTACGGTGACCTACGACGGGCGGACCACCAGGATCGGCGTCCACCCGCTCGGGGTGAACGGGGACGCGCTGCGGGCGCGGGCGGCCGAGCCGGACGTCGAGTCGCACATGACCGCGATCAGGGACCACGTCGGCGACCGCAGGCTGATCGTGCGCATCGACCGCACCGAGCTGTCCAAGAACATCGTGCGCGGCCTGCGGGCCTACCAGGAGTTCCTGGCCGCCCATCCCGAGTGGCACGGCCGGGTCGTCCACCTGGCGTTCGCCTACCCCTCCCGGCACGACCTGCCCGAGTACCGCGAATACACGGCGGCCGTGCAGCGCTGCGCGAAGGAGATCGAGGACGAGTACGCCACCGAGGACTGGGACCCGCTCATCCTCAACGTCAACGACGACTACCCGCGCTCCCTGGCCGCCTACCGGCTGGCCGACGTCCTGCTCGTCAACCCGATCAGGGACGGCATGAACCTGGTGGCCAAGGAGGGCCCGATCCTGTCGCCCCGGTGCGCGCTGGTGCTGTCGCGCGAGGCGGGCGCGGCGGCCGAGCTGGGGGCCGACTCGCTGCTGGTCAACCCGTACGACGTGTCCGGCACGGCGGCCGCGCTGCACGAGGCGCTGACACTGCCGGAGCAGGAGCGTCTCAGGCGCGGCCTGCGGCTGCGGGAGGCCGCCACCGCCCTGCCGCCCCAGCGCTGGTTCGAGGACCAGCTCGCCGCGCTGCACTGAACGCGGGCCGCGATCAAGGCTCTGTCGTCGTTGCGCTAGTCTTGCCTGGTTTTGGAACGCACCATAAAGGTCACCAGGGACGGCCCCACCTGGTTGATCTACCTGCAGCTCGCCACCTTCGCCACCTACCTGTACGGACTGTCGGCCGCCGTGCCGCTCCTGCGCGCGGAACTCGGCGTGTCCCAGGCCGTCGCCGGGCTGCACGGCACCGGGATGGCGCTCGGCGGCATCGCCGGAGGGCTGGCCCTGCCCACGCTGACCAGGCGACTCGGGCGCCGCGTCGTCACCTGGGGCGGCCTGGCCGGGATGAACGCCGGTGTGCTCCTCGTCGCGTTCGGGCACTCGCTTCCGCTCACGCTCGCCGGTTTCACCCTCGCCGGCGGCTGCGGCTCGACGGCCCTGTACGTGATGATGGCGGTGCTCAGCGACCACCACGGCCCGGCCGGGGCGGCCGTCATCAGCGAGGCCAACGCGGTCGGCGTCACCGCCGGCATCGCCACCACCTACGTCTTCAGCGTGGCGGCCGAGTCGTCCATCGGCTGGCGCCCCTCGCTGTTCGCGCCGGTGGCGGCCACCCTTCTGCTGGCACTGGTCATGGGCCGGGTGTGGGTGCCTCCGGCGCCCGCCCCGCCGCCGTCGCCCGCGGCCTCCCTACGGGTCCCGTACGGCTGGCGCTTCCACGTCGCCGGCTTCGTGCTGCTGTGCTGTGTGGCCCTGGAGTTCGCCTTCAACCTGTGGGCCGCCGCGTTGTTCGGCCAGCGGACCGGCCTGTCGCCCGGCGTGGCGGCGACCGGGCTGACCGCGATGCTGGCCGGCATGGCCGCGGGCCGGTTCGGCGGCGCCCGGCTCGCCCTGCGCTTCGCGCCGGGAGCGGTGCTGCTGGGCTCGCTCGGGGTGACCCTGGCCGGCTGGACGCTGTTTTGGACCGGGACCTCGGCGCCGGTCTGCTACGCCGGGCTCGCGCTCAGCGGGCTCGGCATCTCGGTCCAGTTCCCCATGGGCCTGACCCGCATGATCGAGGTGTCGGGAGGCCGGCCGGACCAGGCGTCCGGCACGGCCTCGATCTGGGCGGGCGTGGGCTCGGGCAGCGGGCCGTTCGTGCTCGGCGCACTGGGGGACGGCTTCGGGACGCACACGGCGTTCCTGCTCGCGCCCGCCCTGATCGCGGTGGCCGCGGGCGGAGTCGTCGGATCCCGGTCGCGGTCCTGAGTCCCGGACCGGTCAGTTCCAGGTCGCGTTCTTGAGGATCGCGGCCAGCTGCGGGTGGTCCCACTGGTCGAGGACCAGGATCTTCGACGAGGGCAGGTACCACTCACGCTGGTTGTAGTGCAGCTTGACCCGGCCCTTCTTGTCGACGCAGGTCGCCGCCCACCTGTGGTAGTCCGCCTTGTGTCCGGGCCCGACCTGCCGCAGCCCCTTGTCCGCGACCTTCCACTCGCCCTTGTACAGCTTGTAGCTCTTCGGGCAGATGCTGACGTCGGTCGCCGGGTCGAATCCGTACTTCGACTTGTAGGACTGGAACGTGTGCCCCCCGATCTTGAGCGCCTTCGGGCCCAGGATCCAGAAACCGTGGCACCCATAGTCGCGGAAACCGTAGTCCTCGGTGCCGAAGGTGGGACACGAGCCGGTGATGACGCGCACCCAGTCCCTGTCGTCCTTGGCCACCTTCCACGACTTGGGGATCGTGAGGGTCAGGCCACTCCGCAGGGAGACCTGCTTGGTGCCGCCGCTCTCGCTCGCGGACGCCGCCGCCGGAACCGCCAGGGACGCCGCGAGCACGGCCAGGCCGGCCGCCGCGGTCGAGATCGTCTTTCTGAACATGCCGGAAACACTAGGCGCGGTCACTTGCGGACGACTTGCGAGCGGATAGGCAGGAGATCACCAAGTGCTCAGCTCCAGGTCGCCTTCTTCAGGATCGCGGCCAGCTGCGGGTGGTCCCACTGGTCGACCACCAGGATCCGCGACGTCGGCAGGTACCACTCGCGCTGGTTGAACCGGGCCTTCACCGTGCCCGAGGTCAGGGTCCTGCAGGTGCCCGCCCAGTCGCGGTAGTCGGCCTTGTGCCCCGGCCCGACCTGCCGCAGTCCCCTTTCGGCGAGCGTGGTGCGGCCGAGGTAGAGCTTCTTCTCGACCGGGCAGGGCCCGACGTCGGTGGCCGGGTAGAACGGGCCGTCCGGCGTGTACGCCCGGAACAGCTCATGGCCCACTTCGATGGCCTTGGGGCCGAGGATCCAGAAGCTGTGACACCCCGAGTCGCGGAAGCCGTACGTGTCCGTGCCCTCGGTGGGGCACGAGCCGGTGATGACGCGCAGCCAGTCCGCGCGGTCGGCGTCGACCCGCCAGGACGAGGGGATCTTGAGGGTCAGGCCCTTGCGCAGGTGCAGCGTCTTGGTGGCCGCGCCGTCGCTCGCGGACGCCGCCCCCGGAACCGCCAGGGACGCCGCGAGCACGGCCAGGCCGGCCGCCGCGGCCGAGATCGTCTTCCTCATGCCCAGGACGTTACGCCCGGCGGGTTGCAGACGGCTTGCCCATCCTTGTCACGAGATCGCCGAGGAGTGCCACGACGCCGTCCGGCCCGTCCACCACCACGTCGGCGCGCTCCGCCAGCGCGGTCACCTCCGTGGACCCGCTGCACACGCGTACGCCCGGGATCCCGGCCGTCTCGACCGCGCCGAAGGCGGCGAGGTCCCCCAGGTCGTCTCCGACGAACATGACCGAGCGGGCGGTGCGCTCGGCGAGGAAGGCCGACAGGGCCCGTCCCTTGTCCATCCCGGCCGGCCGGAGCTCCAGCACCATGCGGCCCGGCTCGACCACCAGCCCGGCCTCCCCGGCCAGCGCCGCGACCGGCCCGCGCAGCGCCTCCAGCGCCCCCGCGGGATCGGCGCACCGCCGGGTGTGCACGGCGACGGCCCGGTCCTTGTCCTCGATCCACACCCCGTCGAGGCCCGCCGTGAGCTCGGGCAGCCGGGCGCGGACGAAATCGAGCCCCGGCGGGGGCGGCGGCGCCGTCAGACGGCCGTCCTCCCAGCGCTCCAGTCCGTAGTGGCCGAGGATCACCAGGCCGGGCACGTCGGCGAGGGACGGCCCGCCGGAGACCTCGCCGAGGGCGAGCGCCGTACGCGGCGGGCGGCCCGTGACGATCACGACGGCGCGCACCAGCGGCGCGAGGGCGGCCAGCACGCCGGGTACGCCGGGATGGACCCGGGCGGCGGCGGGGTCGGGCACGATCGGGGAGAGCGTGCCGTCGTAGTCGAGCCCGATCACGGCGCCGGCCGGATCGGAGACGATCGCGTCGAGTCCTGCGTGCGCGGGCAGGGTCATGGCCTCACTCCGAAGGGGGTCAGATGCGTACGCTCCGAGACGACCTCATGCCCCGGTGCCGGGGCTCATGCATGCGAAGGGGAAAGCCGATGCCACGACCGGCATGATCCGCCCGGACGGAGCGGACATCGGCGGGAGGGGGCACTAGGAGTTGAGTCCGAAGCGGCGGGCCGAGCGGTCGCGCCGCCTGCCGGCCCTCATCCGGCGTAAACGTTTGACGAGCATGGGGTCGTGCTCCAGCGCCTCCGGCCGGTCGATCAGCTCCCCGAGTAACTGGTAGTACCGGGTCGCGGAGATGCCGAAGGACTCCCTGATCGCCTGCTCCTTGGCGCCCGCGTAACGCCACCACTGGCGCTCGAACGCGAGCATCTCGCGGTCGCGGTCCGAGAGGCCGGGCCCGTCGTCGCCGGCCGGTTCGGTGTCCATCCGCTCCTCCTCGATCGGCTCGCGAGCCCGTCCCATGGTAATGCGCGAACCAGCGAGGCGAACCCGGGGTGTTCAGGCCGGGCGGGACGGACGTAGTGTCACGTGATGTGAGCTCTGTAATCACGCTCCTGACCGACTACGGGCTGGAGGACGGGTTCGTCGCCGCGTGCCACGGCGTGATCGCGGGCATCGCTCCGCAGGCTCGGATCATCGACGTGGGTCACCTCGTCCCCGCCGGGGACGTACGGCGCGGCGCGGCCATCCTCGCGCAGACCCTGCCCTATCTGCCGGCCGGCGTCCATCTCGCGGTCGTCGATCCCGCCGTGGGCGGCAACCGGCGCCCGGTCGCGGTGGAGGCCGGAGGACGGGTGTTCCTCGGCCCGGACAACGGCATCCTGTCGTGGGCGGTGCGCGCCGCCGGAGGCGCCGACGCGGCCTACGAGCTGACGAACACGGACCTGTTCCTGGAGAGCGTCTCTCCGACGTTCCCCGGACGGGATCTGTTCGCCCCGGTGGCCGCCCACCTGTGCACCGGCCGCGCGGTGGCCGACGTGGGCCCGCCCATGCCGGTGAACCGCCTGGTGACCCTGCCCGCGCCGACCTGCCGGTTGCGGGACGGCGCGGCGGAGGGCGAGGTGCTGTCGGTGGACAGGCACGGCAACGTCCAGTTGTCGATCACCGGCACCGACCTGGCCGAACTCGGCGTGCGACTCGGCGACACCCTCGCCGTGTGGCTCGGGCGCCGCCAGGTCACCGTGCCGTTCCGCGAGACGTTCACCGCGGTGCCGCCCGGCGACCTGGTGGCGTTCGCCGACTCCGCCGGCCTGGTCGCGCTGGCGATCAACGCCGGGGACGCCGCCGACCGCCTGGGTCTGCCCCCGGGCGCGCACGTACGGCTGTCGCCCGGGCGCTGACCCGGCCGGTCCGTCCTACTGGGCGTTCACCACGTCGCGGGCCTCGGCGAAGTGGCAGGCGCTGGGGTGATCGCTGCCCGGGCGCACCTCGAGCGCCGGCGCCTGCTGGGCGCAGATGTCCTGCGCCTTCCAGCACCGGGTGCGGAAGTGGCAGCCCGAGGGCGGGTTGGCGGGCGAGGGCGGGTCGCCCTGAAGGATGATCCGCTGGCGCGTCTCCCGGCCCTCCGGATCCGGCACCGGCACGGCCGACAGCAGCGCCTGCGTGTACGGATGCGTCGGGCTGTCGTAGATCTGGGCGTCGCTGCCCAGTTCGACGATCTTGCCGAGGTACATCACCGCGACCCGGTCGGAGATGTGGCGGACCACCGACAGGTCGTGCGCGATGAAGATGTAGGCGAGGTCGAACTCGTTCTGCAGCCGCTCCAGCAGGTTCATCACCTGGGCCTGGATCGACACGTCGAGCGCGGAGACCGGCTCGTCGCAGATGATGATCTCAGGCTGGAGCGCCAGGCCGCGGGCGATGCCGATCCGCTGACGCTGGCCGCCCGAGAACTGGTGCGGGTAGCGGTTGATGTGGTCGGGGTTGAGGCCGACCACCTCGAGCAGTTCCTGCACCCGGCGCCGCCGGCCGCCCTTCGGCACGACGTCCGAGTGGATCTCGAACGGCTCCCCCACGATGTCGCCGACGGTCATCCGCGGGTTCAGCGACGTGTAGGGGTCCTGCATCACCATCTGGATGTTGCGGCGCATCCGCTTGAGCTCCGCGCCCCTGGCCGTGGTGATGTCCCTGCCGTGGACGCGCACGGAGCCCGACGTGGGCCGCTCCAGCGCCATCAGCAGCTTGGCCAGGGTGGACTTGCCGCAGCCCGACTCGCCGACGACGCCGAGCGTCTCACCCCGGTGCAGGTCGAAGGAGACCCCGTCCACGGCCTTGATCGCGCCGATCTGCCGCTTGACGAGGACGCCCTGGGTGAGCGGGAAGTGCTTGACCAGGTCGCGGACTTCGAGGATCGACTCAGCGCTCGCCTTCATCGATGACCTCCCTCCAGTAGTGGCAGGCGCTGCCGCGGTCGCCACTGATCGTGTACAGCGGGGGAACGTCGGTCACGCAGTTGTCCCGCCGGTACGGGCACCGCGGATGGAAGGCGCAGCCCGTCGGCATCTCCAGCAGGTTGGGCGGCAGGCCCTTGATGGCGTACAGCTCCTGGCCCTTCTGGTCCACCCGGGGGATGGATTCGAGCAGCCCCTTCGAGTAGGGGTGGGCCGGGTTCTTGTACAGCTCGTGCACCGGCGCGTTCTCGACGATGCGCCCGCCGTACATGACCGCGATCTTGTCCGCGACGTCGGCGACGACGCCGAGGTCGTGGGTGATCAGAATCAGGCCCATGTTGCTGTCGCGCTGCAGTTCCGCGAGCAGCCCCATGATCTGGGCCTGGACGGTCACGTCGAGCGCCGTGGTCGGCTCGTCGGCGATCAGGATCTCCGGGTCGAGCGCGATCGCCATGGCGATCATGATGCGCTGCCGCATACCACCCGAGAACTGGTGCGGGAAGTCGTTGACCCGGTCCTTGGCGGCCGGGATCCTGACCCGGTCCATCAGCTCGACGGCCTTCTTCTTCGCCTCCGCCCGCGAGGTGCCGCGGTGCATGCGGAACATCTCGGCGATCTGCCAGCCGACCGGGAAGACCGGGTTCAGCGCGGACAGCGCGTCCTGGAAGACCATGGAGATGCCCTCCCCGCGGATCTTCCTGCGCTGGTCCTCGGGGAGCTTGAGCAGGTCGACGCCGCGGAAGCGGATCTCACCGCCGGCCACCTTCCCCGGAGGCATGTCGAGGATGCCCATGATGGTCTGGGCCGTGACGCTCTTGCCCGAGCCCGACTCGCCCAGCACGGCGAGGGTCTCGCCGGCGTCCACGCTGTAGGTCACGCCGTTGACGGCCTTGGCCACGCCCGCCCGGGTGCGGAACTCGACGTGGAGGTCGTCGACCTCCAGCAGGGCGCCGCCGTGAGAGCCCCTGGCCATCTGCTCGGAAAGCACTTCCGTCACTCGCTGTGCCTCCTCATCGAAGCTTCGGGTCGAGGGCGTCGCGTACGGCTTCGCCGAGCATGACGAAGGTCAGCACGCACAGGGACAGGAACGCGGCCGGGAAGAACATGGCGTGCGGACCGGTCCTCAGGTACGAGGTGTGGTCGGCGATCGCGATGCCCCAGGAGATGACCGGCGAGCGCAGGCCGATGCCGAGCAGCGACAGCGTGGCCTCGGCGCCGATGTAGCTGCCGATCGTGATCGTGGCGTACACGAGGATCGGCGCCAGCGAGTTCGGGAGCAGGTGCCGGAAGATGATCCGCAGCGGGCCGGCCCCGAGCGCCCTGGCGGCCTGCACGTAGTCCTGGTGCTTGGCCTGGATGACGGCCGAGCGGGCGATGCGCATCAGAATCGGCCAGCCCAGCAGGGCGAGCACGATGATGACGACCGCCATGATCATCGCTTTGCCGGGGTTCGACTGGGCCGGCGCGACGGTGCCGAGGATGATGATCGCGCCCAGCACGTACGGCAGGCCGAGGAACATCTCGCCGACGCGGGAGATGATCGCGTCGAGCCAGCGCCCGAAGTAGGCCGCCAGCACGCCGGTCAGACCGCCGAGCAGGACGGTGGCCAGCGTGGCCAGCACGCCCACGATGATCGAGGTGCGGGCGCCGTAGATGGTCCTGGCCCACACGTCCCGGCCCTGCAGGTCGTAGCCGAACCAGGCCTCCGAACTCGGCAGCTCCATGCTCTTGGCGAGCGTCGCGTACTCCGGGTCCTTGTGCGTGAACAGCGACGGGAAGGCCGCCATCAGGAGGAACACGATCAGCATCACGAGCGAGACCCAGAAGATCTTGCGTCGCTTCAGGATGTCCCACGTGTCGCGCCAGAGGCTGCGCTGGCTCTCCCGGACCGCGACCGGGCTGGCGGCCGGGTCGTCCGCTCCCTTGATCAGGTCTTGCGTCGCGGTCGGGTCACTCATAGCGGATCCTCGGGTCGAGCACGCCGTAGAGGAGGTCGACGAGCAGGTTGGAGATCAGGTACACGAGCACGAGCAGCGTGGCCACGGGGACCACGATCGTGTAGTCCTGACCGTTGATGGCCCGCCACAGCAGGCCGCCGATGCCGTGGATGTTGAAGATGCCCTCGGTGATGATCGCGCCGGACATCAGCGAGCCGATCTCGGTGCCGAGGAACGTCAGCACCGGGATGAGCGAGTTGCGCAGCAGGTGGATCCCGACCACCCGCCGGTTGCTCAGTCCCTTGGCCACGGCCGTGCGCACGTAGTCGGAGCGCAGGTTCTCCACGATGCTCGTACGGGTGAGCCTCGCGGTGAACGCCATGTTGAGGCTGGCCAGCACGAGCGCGGGGACGATCAGCTCGGGGACCGTCGCCGCGTCCGTCACGGTCGGCTCGATGACGTGCAGCTGCACGCCGAGCACCCACTGCAGCAGGTAGCCGGTGACGAAGATCGGCAGGGAGAGCAGGAACAGCGTGGAGAGCGTCACCACGTTGTCGATGAAGCCGCCCCGCTTGAGGCCCGACAGCACGCCGGCGCCGATTCCGATGATCGCCTCGAAGGCCACCGCCATCAGGGCGAGCCTGATGGTGATCGGCCAGGCGTCGCCGAGCTGGGTCGCGACCGACACGCCGTTGAAGTCGGTGCCGAGGTTGCCGGTGAACAGGTTCTTCAGGAAGTTCCAGTACTGCAGCAGGAGCGGCTGGTCCAGGCCGAACTGCTCGCGCATGGCCGTGACGTAGGAGTCCGGGCATGGCCGCTGGCCGCATCTCCCGGCGAACGGGTCGCCCGGGAG includes:
- a CDS encoding MFS transporter, whose amino-acid sequence is MERTIKVTRDGPTWLIYLQLATFATYLYGLSAAVPLLRAELGVSQAVAGLHGTGMALGGIAGGLALPTLTRRLGRRVVTWGGLAGMNAGVLLVAFGHSLPLTLAGFTLAGGCGSTALYVMMAVLSDHHGPAGAAVISEANAVGVTAGIATTYVFSVAAESSIGWRPSLFAPVAATLLLALVMGRVWVPPAPAPPPSPAASLRVPYGWRFHVAGFVLLCCVALEFAFNLWAAALFGQRTGLSPGVAATGLTAMLAGMAAGRFGGARLALRFAPGAVLLGSLGVTLAGWTLFWTGTSAPVCYAGLALSGLGISVQFPMGLTRMIEVSGGRPDQASGTASIWAGVGSGSGPFVLGALGDGFGTHTAFLLAPALIAVAAGGVVGSRSRS
- a CDS encoding ABC transporter permease; translated protein: MSDPTATQDLIKGADDPAASPVAVRESQRSLWRDTWDILKRRKIFWVSLVMLIVFLLMAAFPSLFTHKDPEYATLAKSMELPSSEAWFGYDLQGRDVWARTIYGARTSIIVGVLATLATVLLGGLTGVLAAYFGRWLDAIISRVGEMFLGLPYVLGAIIILGTVAPAQSNPGKAMIMAVVIIVLALLGWPILMRIARSAVIQAKHQDYVQAARALGAGPLRIIFRHLLPNSLAPILVYATITIGSYIGAEATLSLLGIGLRSPVISWGIAIADHTSYLRTGPHAMFFPAAFLSLCVLTFVMLGEAVRDALDPKLR
- a CDS encoding ABC transporter permease, which produces MGRYAIRRLLQLVPVVLGTTFIINYMVWQLPGDPFAGRCGQRPCPDSYVTAMREQFGLDQPLLLQYWNFLKNLFTGNLGTDFNGVSVATQLGDAWPITIRLALMAVAFEAIIGIGAGVLSGLKRGGFIDNVVTLSTLFLLSLPIFVTGYLLQWVLGVQLHVIEPTVTDAATVPELIVPALVLASLNMAFTARLTRTSIVENLRSDYVRTAVAKGLSNRRVVGIHLLRNSLIPVLTFLGTEIGSLMSGAIITEGIFNIHGIGGLLWRAINGQDYTIVVPVATLLVLVYLISNLLVDLLYGVLDPRIRYE
- a CDS encoding alpha,alpha-trehalose-phosphate synthase (UDP-forming) gives rise to the protein MSSTVLIASNRGPVSFTLSEDGGLTMRRGGGGLVSGLSEVVRDTDVLWVCAALSDGDRGAVRQAPGGRLDRAFETGPIRMLDIPPAVFHRAYNAVANSTLWFVNHLLYNTPFSPEFGTRFRREWESYRTYNGAFALALAEEAAPRARVMVQDYHLTLTPAMLRVDRPDLRIGHFSHTPWAPPEYFALLPEDVAAEVLTGILGADHAGFLTARWARSFMDCCEVLLGARVDHATRTVTYDGRTTRIGVHPLGVNGDALRARAAEPDVESHMTAIRDHVGDRRLIVRIDRTELSKNIVRGLRAYQEFLAAHPEWHGRVVHLAFAYPSRHDLPEYREYTAAVQRCAKEIEDEYATEDWDPLILNVNDDYPRSLAAYRLADVLLVNPIRDGMNLVAKEGPILSPRCALVLSREAGAAAELGADSLLVNPYDVSGTAAALHEALTLPEQERLRRGLRLREAATALPPQRWFEDQLAALH
- a CDS encoding SAM hydrolase/SAM-dependent halogenase family protein, with protein sequence MSSVITLLTDYGLEDGFVAACHGVIAGIAPQARIIDVGHLVPAGDVRRGAAILAQTLPYLPAGVHLAVVDPAVGGNRRPVAVEAGGRVFLGPDNGILSWAVRAAGGADAAYELTNTDLFLESVSPTFPGRDLFAPVAAHLCTGRAVADVGPPMPVNRLVTLPAPTCRLRDGAAEGEVLSVDRHGNVQLSITGTDLAELGVRLGDTLAVWLGRRQVTVPFRETFTAVPPGDLVAFADSAGLVALAINAGDAADRLGLPPGAHVRLSPGR
- a CDS encoding ABC transporter ATP-binding protein — its product is MKASAESILEVRDLVKHFPLTQGVLVKRQIGAIKAVDGVSFDLHRGETLGVVGESGCGKSTLAKLLMALERPTSGSVRVHGRDITTARGAELKRMRRNIQMVMQDPYTSLNPRMTVGDIVGEPFEIHSDVVPKGGRRRRVQELLEVVGLNPDHINRYPHQFSGGQRQRIGIARGLALQPEIIICDEPVSALDVSIQAQVMNLLERLQNEFDLAYIFIAHDLSVVRHISDRVAVMYLGKIVELGSDAQIYDSPTHPYTQALLSAVPVPDPEGRETRQRIILQGDPPSPANPPSGCHFRTRCWKAQDICAQQAPALEVRPGSDHPSACHFAEARDVVNAQ
- the otsB gene encoding trehalose-phosphatase — its product is MTLPAHAGLDAIVSDPAGAVIGLDYDGTLSPIVPDPAAARVHPGVPGVLAALAPLVRAVVIVTGRPPRTALALGEVSGGPSLADVPGLVILGHYGLERWEDGRLTAPPPPPGLDFVRARLPELTAGLDGVWIEDKDRAVAVHTRRCADPAGALEALRGPVAALAGEAGLVVEPGRMVLELRPAGMDKGRALSAFLAERTARSVMFVGDDLGDLAAFGAVETAGIPGVRVCSGSTEVTALAERADVVVDGPDGVVALLGDLVTRMGKPSATRRA
- a CDS encoding ABC transporter ATP-binding protein, with protein sequence MTEVLSEQMARGSHGGALLEVDDLHVEFRTRAGVAKAVNGVTYSVDAGETLAVLGESGSGKSVTAQTIMGILDMPPGKVAGGEIRFRGVDLLKLPEDQRRKIRGEGISMVFQDALSALNPVFPVGWQIAEMFRMHRGTSRAEAKKKAVELMDRVRIPAAKDRVNDFPHQFSGGMRQRIMIAMAIALDPEILIADEPTTALDVTVQAQIMGLLAELQRDSNMGLILITHDLGVVADVADKIAVMYGGRIVENAPVHELYKNPAHPYSKGLLESIPRVDQKGQELYAIKGLPPNLLEMPTGCAFHPRCPYRRDNCVTDVPPLYTISGDRGSACHYWREVIDEGER
- a CDS encoding DUF3263 domain-containing protein codes for the protein MDTEPAGDDGPGLSDRDREMLAFERQWWRYAGAKEQAIRESFGISATRYYQLLGELIDRPEALEHDPMLVKRLRRMRAGRRRDRSARRFGLNS